TTGCCGCGTCGGTCTGGATGAAGTCTTCGTAGTTGTTCAGGCCCAGCTGGTTGCGGCCAGTGGCACTGATGATGCCCATGGTCACGGTCTGGCCGACGCCGAAGGGGTTACCGATGGCCAGCGAGACGTCGCCGATGTGAATGTTGTCGGAGCGGCCGATGGTGATCGCCGGCAGGCTCTTGAGGTCGATCTTCAGCACTGCAAGGTCGGTTTCCGGGTCGCTGCCGATTACTCGGGCCAAGGTCTCGCGGCCATCCTTGAGCGCCACCACGATCTGGTCAGCGCCACTGGTGACGTGGTTGTTGGTCAGCAGGTAGCCTTCAGGGCTCATGATCACCGCCGAGCCCAGGCTCGACTCCCAGCGCTTCTGCTTGGGCAGGTTGTCGCCGAAGAAACGGCGGAACTGCGGGTCTTCGAACAGCGGATGGGCGCTCTTGTTGACCACCTTGGTGGTGTACAGGTTGACCACCGCCGGTGCGGCCAGGGTCACGGCGTCGGCGTACGATACCGGGCCCTGCATGATCCGAGTGGTTTGCGGGGCCTGCTGCAGGTTGACGTCCTGGCTGGGCAGGCCGACCCATTGCGGGAAGCGCTGGATGATCAGCATGGCGATCAGTACGCCGGTAAGCAGGGGCCAGCCGAAATAACGCAAAGCCTTGAACATGAACGAATCCTGGGAGTGGGCGAGGGCCATGGTGGCGCAGCAGGGCGCAAACGCGCGCGATCATACACCGGTTTCCCCAACGCCGGCGACGGCCCATAATGGCGGCCATTATACGGACGTTGTTTCCGTTGAACGTGCAGATTTCGAGGAGATTTTCCATGGCCGTCGCCCTCAACACCCTGGTCGAGGAAGCCGAGCGCTACCTGGGCAGTGCGAAAATCCAGGATTACTGCCCCAATGGCTTGCAGGTCGAGGGCCGGCCGCAGGTCAGTCGCATCGTCAGCGGCGTCACCGCCAGCCAGGCGCTGCTGGATGCTGCGGTCGAGGCCGAGGCCGACCTGGTACTGGTGCATCATGGTTATTTCTGGAAGGGTG
The sequence above is drawn from the Pseudomonas putida genome and encodes:
- the algW gene encoding Do family serine endopeptidase AlgW — its product is MFKALRYFGWPLLTGVLIAMLIIQRFPQWVGLPSQDVNLQQAPQTTRIMQGPVSYADAVTLAAPAVVNLYTTKVVNKSAHPLFEDPQFRRFFGDNLPKQKRWESSLGSAVIMSPEGYLLTNNHVTSGADQIVVALKDGRETLARVIGSDPETDLAVLKIDLKSLPAITIGRSDNIHIGDVSLAIGNPFGVGQTVTMGIISATGRNQLGLNNYEDFIQTDAAINPGNSGGALVDANGNLIGINTAIFSKSGGSQGIGFAIPVKLALEVMKSIVEHGQVIRGWLGIEVQPLSQELAESFGMQDRPGIVVAGIFREGPAQKAGLQLGDVIMSINGEPAGDGRKSMNQVARIKPNEKITIEVMRNGQQLKLVAEVGLRPPPAPAAAQEQK